In Benincasa hispida cultivar B227 chromosome 8, ASM972705v1, whole genome shotgun sequence, the sequence AAGTTACAAATCTTGAGTGGACTgcaaaaatatctatttttctttttctacttgTAAATTCAAATTGTGAAGAATATTTATGGGATAAATTACATAGATTACCGAAAAATACGTCtgaattttatcatttttgttattcatttaaacaatattttaataaacgTTTCATAACTATCTTTGGAGGAGAAGTTCTATAAAGTTTTTATTCTAAAGTTTGGATTTGAAATAATGTGATGGTGATTTGTTTTGGtcatctaaaattttgtttactGTCATCGTGGTATTATTTTAGGTAAATCAAAAGTACGATAATTAACGTCATGGATAAAGAAGAATAGAAATGTCATCACATTTCTATTCTTCTCTTCTTAGTCGATTGAATTGATGATGAGAGATTTTTAAAGCAAGAAAGGGAGAGAGTTGagaaagagaattaaaatacaAATTGATTTGATGATGAGAGATTTTTAAAGCAAGAAAGGGAGAGAGTTGagaaagagaattaaaatacaAATTGATTCGGAACAATAGTTTAAGAGTAAGTTTCGTTTTAAGGTGTattcggtttaatttttaaaatatttaattttaaaaataatttattttaaaaatagaaatatgaCAATCACTCAAAATAACTTCTTGAATACTtacaaaaatttatattaaatatttttttatcaagaatttaaataaatggacttttgaaaaaaaaaatctctatttaattcaaacatacttaaaaaaaaattaatcacatTTTCTGTTTTTAGGGCAttctattttttctaaaattattatttagagCGAgaatagcttttttttttttttagtttttttttttttataataatttaaatcaaacaTCCTTTCTTTGTTGTTCAACATTTCCTTGGGCTTTGTATGTTTACTTGAGAATAAAAGTTTGCTAttgtaattttgtaatttttgtgattataaaaaatttttattatagaGAGTTTAATATATACAACGACAAAAAAAGTAATGTAAAACGAAGAGGTGATTGgattaaacaaaataaggtTTAAGTACAATGGAAGGTAGTAGTAGTGGAAAAGATGAAACTAACATTCTAAGGGACGGTTTGGTCTAATAATTTATAGAGATTCGAGAATTAAGGATCTCTGAGAATAATGAATCTGGAAATAAGATTGTTCggaataaaaaataactatgaGTTGGTTATATATGAATGCTATCATAATTTTAtgagaataaattatttttatatttaatttgtaaaattaatcttgagaactctataaaattttaatagattaattaatagacaataaattcaattcagtgtttaaagaaaattaattatttaacaatcatatagtaatattaattaaattattaattaaaaatatttgtaaaacgagcaatttataattaaagttactTGATTACATAATTTGATGGGATCAGtttgatgaatttatattattacgatgtattatctaataaaaccattaatgaattttaattataattattaaaaataaattcatatcATATTAATCATAATTATCATTAACTAACTacaaatataactaattaattaatttgatagttTTATTGCATCTATTCTTTAtggtttattgaaaaataagtttGTATATACGTGTATATATACACtaatttattaaacaaaaacaaaaatcaagtgtatattaaattgttttgatatatatattaatttaataaattggaGTTCatattaggggtgttcatgaGTTGAGCTggattgggttgaaagactttttagacccaacccaattgtttgtaaattattttaacccaaataacctttattaaTACATGAATctgaccatgaaatatttgagttgggttggtttgggtcaattgggtcatttatttaaaattttgttctagaaagaagcaaaacgtaaatatataaaaatctaatttgattattttcatatattgaattaagattaacaactcaatttcaatttatatagtgaaaattttctttcaaaagtgcaaagaaactgtcaaataataaattattcaaaaaatattggaattaaataaaattaaaatcaatatatgtataaataattgtgttataagtaataaaaaaaacattttaaaattaataataaattcgggttggttttggttatattaggtgaacccatgaaccaactcaacccataaaattttcacttatttgaacccaacctaacccaaacgAGTTATAACCTAACCCAAACCGCAtggattgagttgggttgatcgattttttcgggtcatcaggttttttgaacacccatAGTTCATAcactataatttaaattttaatataattttatgaattataaatttaattttcatataaataatttgaataatgtataaaataaaagaataaataaatatattaaaagaggATAGAAAGTGGGTATGAAGAAAATCCACCTTTTTGGATGGGTATCATTTATGGATATAAAGAACGTCATGCATAAAGCTACAAAACTTGTAGCAACAAACTTTACCCATTTATACCCTTATTCCCATTGCAATTCCCTTAATCCAAATACTCCTACGAGTGAAGGATCGAACATCGATTTTTGAAACGGTAGTTGGTGTCTTATTCTTTGAGCTATTGAGACAGAATTGAGGTTGTCTTTTAAGACATACGTTAATAAACTTTGGAGGAAATTGAtttatatctctaaactttggGTTGTCACTCTCATTAATTTCaaacaattatataaataagaaCTAAGCTTTCcataagtgaatcaatttagtCCCTcctttaaattctattttaaaatttcttaatttttacaTACGTATAGACTTCTTTAAATATATCGAGTAAGTACTACAAATAATTGACATAAACATAGCTCAAGTAATATGAGTTTGTAATATCGATTATAAGGTCAGATATCGAactctaagtattttttttttaatatttctttaattattgggatttatttatttatttttaatttccaattttagagttaaagttgagttaatttgaaacaataattggtttatttggtttttattttataaaaatatttgaagatttgAGATTTTGGAAGGAAAATGGGAAGTTTGACCCAGTCAAATTTAGGttgaagttatatatatatatgaagttaaaattttaaggaaaagaaaatcaagCCCCTGACGTCACTGTCTCTCGCTCAGCCTCACACCCAGGTTGCTTCACACTCTGCGCGTCCACCACCGATAACCGCCACTCGTCGTCGCCCCTGCCGGTTGCCTCCTTTCACGCCGCCGCACGCTGCCACCGAATGTCAGCCACCGCTGGTAATTTTTCCTCACTCTCTCTAACACCTCCCGTACAGTGCTGCACGCCGCCGCGTCTGGCCGCCGTCGCCGGAATTGGAATTTTGGGTAAGGTTTTAGTTTTtctctttctaaaaaaaaaatttggttaCCCATTGAATATTTGGATTAAATATTGCTTTATCCATGATATTAGAGATTTGGATTCTAAACTTTGAAGGGATTAGTGCCGCCAGCAAGATAAAGGGCGTTTAGCTCGTTTTATAAGTGTTGAGAAGGCTTTGGTACTCTGTAATTTAGTATTGATTGCTGGAATCTGGGTTTATAACACTTGTTATGGAATTGTCCATAGGTTTGTCGTCTTCATCAAGCACTGGCGGCGGTTCCTCCATGTTCCGATCTTCGAACTCGGTGGCTTCTGCAACTTCCAAAGCTTTGTAATTCGCATTATGGTTGAAGAAGAATGGAAGTCCCTTTTCCCAATTGGTACCGTTTTCAAGTCTCCCCTCTTACTCTCTGGGTCTTCTTCTTCTGTGAAAAATTCAATTGGCCCACTCGTCTTCAACCCTGTTCCAACTTCTCTCACCCGCCTCTTTTCAACGCCTTCTTTATTGCCCTCTCTTTCTCCTCCTTCAATTCTCAATCTCCGTAGATTTCTTCTCACTTCTTCCCCCGTCGTTCCCTCTACTTCTTCCTCCGTTGCTTCGCTCTTTGGCGAGCAGCAATCTTGCGGTGATGCGGCTTCCACTCTCCGTCACAATCGCCTCCAATTCCTCCCATGTCCCAATTCCAGCAGTGTCGTTGTGTTTTTTCCCACTGGCCCCAATTCTGACCATGTTGGGTTCTTGGTGGTTTCCGGAAATGCTTCGGGTTTGGACGTTCAATCTGATTATGATAATGATGTTTTTAGTGTTGAAACTGAACTGAATTATCAGATTTTTGGGATTGCTGTGAACCCTgctttgggtttgggttttgatGGTGATTCTTCTGTAGGTATTGGGTTTTTGTTGGCTTATACTATGTATTCTGTTGAATGGTTTGTTGTGGAAAATCATGCAATTGATTCAAGTCATCGCCCAAGGGTCAGTTTGGTTAATATGGGTAGCAAGGTTTTTAAGACTTGTTCTGTTGTTCACGCGTGTTGGAATCCTCATTTGTTTGAAGAAAGTGTGGTTTTATTGGAAGATGGTAGCTTGTTCTTGTTTGACATGGAGCCTCTATTGAAGGCTAAAAATTTCAATGCGAATGCTAATTTGAAAGGAATTAGGTTGAAAGTGTCATGGGATGGTTTAGATTGCTCGAAAAAAGTGAAGTGGTTGAGTTGTGAGTTTAGTTGGCATCCGAGAATCTTAATTGTTGCACGTTCTGATGCTATTTTCTTGGTTGATTTAAGAGAGGATGAATGTAGTATTTCTTGCTTATTGAAGATAGAGACGTTCTCATCATATTCTTTGGCTGAAAAGGGACAATTCCTTGCATTTTCTAAAGCAGGTTCTGATGGTTTCTATTTCTGCATTGCTTCAAGTCATCTGTTACTTCTTTGCGACATACGAAAACCGATGTCACCGGTGTTGCAATGGACTCATAGTCTCGATGACCCAAGCTATGTGAATGTTTTTAGCTTGTCTGAGTTAAGGTCTAGTCCGGGCAATAGTATGTATAAATTAGCTTCTGAGTCAGGCTATTGCATCGTACTGGGATCCTTTTGGAGTTGTGAGTTTAACATATTTTGCTATGGACCTTCTCCACCAGCTCTTGATCAATCTGTTTCTTCaagaagttcaaaatatttCCAGTCTCTTTATGCGTGGGAGCGTCCTTCGAATTTCATATTATCTGGCCGAGAGTGTCCATGCAGTAGTTGCCTTCTGAGACAAGAATCTTTGAAGGATGCAATTCCTGAATGGGTAGAGTGGCAacaaaagaaggaaatagtattGGGCTTCAGCATCTTGGATAATAATCTCTCTCTACCATTTACAGGACAAAATGAATATGGTAGTTTTACACTTATAAGGCTTATGTCATCTGGGGTGCTTGAAGCACAGACTTATCAAGCCTCCTGGAACTCATTGAAGCAGATAGATGAAGTTCATAAAAAATCATTGAGTCTTGATGATTATTTGCTATATGGGCAATTGGTTGATGATAAATATAGATTTAGCAGAAGATATACATACTTCAATTTTGACTACCTCATGGgatatttaaatgataacttaGACAAAGTTTTGGATTCTTTCATGAGGAAGTATAGCAAGGATTCTTTATGTGAGCGATCTTTGACTCTCGAAGTTCATGAAGTTTTGTGTGAGAAGTTAAAAGCTTGTGGATTTGATCGTTTGAGGTCGACTCCAGCACTTGCTGTTGTGTTCAATGACATTACTTTGCCTTCAAGTATACAGGAGATCGCTTTCAAGAAATTATGGGCAAGCTTACCCATGGAACTTTTGCATTTTGCCTTCTCTAGTTATTCTGAATTCCTTGAGAACAAGAATGCAGTATCCCTTGAATTTTTAAGTGTTCCTAGCCTAAATCAGTTGCCTCCTTTTATGTTAAGGGACTCATCAAGCCGCAGTAATAAGTGGTCGCATAAGGTGCGGCGAACTGAAAATATTGTAGGTCCAGTACTTCCTCTTCCCATTTTGCTCATACTTCACGAGTTTCGAAATGGATGTTCAaagttggaagaagaagaggctGGAAAATTTTCATTAGAAGCAGAATTTCGTGAGCAATATGATGAAATTAGGTCTGCAGCTGGTGAGATGGCTGCGTCACCTTTTGACCCAAAGGTTGATGATGGTCCTGCTGTCTCTCTTGCCGATGATCAAGAGTATGTTTCTGCTGAGTCTCAGAAGCcaaaaaattttgtttcataTCATCCATTTGCCTTCAATTCCCATACTTTAGATAACACACAAGGAAACTCGACCAATCATGCCGATGTATTTGATTcattaatattcaaattaaaaggGGGAAAGGATGCATCCAGTGAGAAGTCTGAGAATAATGCTAGTGGAGAACTCTACAATGATCTTTGCCCTGTTGAGTTGGAATTCAATGCTCCCTTGGTTAACTTCGGGCCAAAAGAATTGAAGGCATATGGTTTACTGAAAAGGCAACTGTTGAAATGGGAAGATGGGTTTGATGCATATAAGGAATTTCGTTCTAAGATTTGATGTCCATCAGTTTGCTTTGAATTTCTAAAGCTTCATTTCTAAACCCTGATAAGTTATTGTGAGAACAAATAACACAACAGGTATTCAAATGACATATAAGGAAcaaaatttctattaattacaaataatttCTATAGTTCTTCTAATCTGAAGGATTTGCATTTGCAGGTATATGATGAAAACATGCTTTCCAAAAGTGGTCAAGAGGACCAAGAAAGTGTGGAACTGCCTCAACGACAACTGACTCGAGAGTTGTAGAAAAGGGTATAACTCGGCATATAAAAGGTACCATTTCCAGTATACAATAACTTTAACCTTTAGAAGTCATCCAATCACTTGAGAACcagtttttgtttctaaaaataaaGAGCTGCTAATCATGCTGATTGCTGCGTTTGTATTAGCTAGATGACTTATGTTTGAATAATTTCTGCTTCAAATTTACTGTTCATTTCAATGCAAGGTTACAAAAACCCCTTCTAATGTAAATACAAGCCATAATTTCTGAGCTTATGGATGTAGGAAGGAAATTATGAACACATTTGGGATCTGAGAAAGAACCAAATTAAGATACACATTTCCTTCAAGTTTTTGGAGTGAAGACGGCGTAGAAATTGAATTCACTGTGAACACATTTTTCCCGAAATGGCAGTCGAGAAGGCTCCATTGCCAAGCCAGAGCTTCTTCCTCTCCCATTTACCCGAAATTCGGAAAGAAACTCTCAACTTCAGAAACATCTTCAGGTATAATATTTGCAAGAAACTCTCTTACTGTAAAgctttttaagaaaaatgttgTAGTTGATTTCAAACATCCAAATTAGAGAGGTGAATTCACCAATTTGCAATTTATGAAGCAACAATGATGACATTCTACTTTGTAAGATTATTTTGGAACAAAACAGTTCCACTATAATAGAGAAGTGTAAAGggaaaaataaatgtaaaatcTAAGCCagattattgttgtttttattttaaatagtgaACCTGTTTGTTCTggttttattattgttattttattttctttcattaattttaaggtCCAAAGGAGGAAGACTGACAATCTGAAGGCTACTTTAGCCAATTCAGCCTATTTATTATTTATCCCTCTTCAAAATTCCACCTGAAGTTGCTGAGAACATGTTGAAATTTTTTGTGGTCTGGTTATAGAGGCAGCAATTTATCCAACCCCTTGAGATGGGACAACCTTAAGAAGAAACCGTTCGAAGATGGGCATCAAGCAGCAAAACAAGGTCCTCCTTGCAAAATGGATTTGGCATTTTAGAATGCTACTACAGGGAGAACTCTAATTAAATCCAAGTTTGGTTCTTGCCATTTTGATTTAATGGCCCCTATTTTTCGTCACTCTTCATCAAGAAGTCATTGGAATCATATTTTGAAACATAAAGATCTAGTTTATGATGATGATTTACATTGCAACATCGGCAATGGTTGTGCTACTGCCTTTTGGTTTTGGCTTGACTTATGGATTGGTGATGTTGCCCTTAAAAACTGGAATTTCCCAAGCTATTTCATTTTTCTGGTTCTAAGGAGACTTCTGTGGTTGAGGTATGGAACTCAGAATACTGCTTATAGTCTTTAAATTTCAGAACACACTTCAAAGAGGAAGAGAGATTTTAGAGTGGGCTGTTTTACTCATTTTATCCCCAATATTGAATTGACAGTCTTTCCTGGCTTCGATTATTGATCATTGACCTATCTTTCAAAGCTACTAAAGAACACTTATGGAATTGCATTATTTTGGCTGTTTTGTGGAAGATATGGAAAGAAAGAAACGCTCGAATCTTCCTGGAAAATTACAAGACATCAAAGGACATACTGGATTCTGCCATGTTTTATGCTTTACTTTGGTGTAAAGATATACTGGCTTTGAAAAACCATAGTTTTTCTCTTCTTACAGCTAATTGGAAACATCTTTTGTATACCATTTGATTGGGTTCCTTCTGTACTGTGGATATCTTCAAATCTTTTGTTCTATCTATGAAATTCTCTTATACAAAGAAAGAACTGACCGGCAGCATTGATTCTTGGACATGGCTGCTTGACAAAAATGGTTTCTCTACTAAATCTTTATACATGTGCATCATTCCTAGGGGATCTTTAATTACAGAGGAGTTATACAAGAAGATTTGGAGGGGCCTTGTCCTAAATGGATTGAATTCTTATTGTAGGAAATCACCAACTCTTGATACCATCGTTTACTGAAGCGATGCCCTTGGCTTAATATTTCTCCTTCATGGTGTTGCCTATGCCAATCCAACAATGAATCCATCCTCTACTTGTTTTTCAATTACCCCTTCACTTATGAGATTTGGTCGGAGCTTTTTAAAGCATTCGATTGGGCTGAGGTTCCCCCAAATGACTCATTGATCTACCTTTCAAAGCTACTAAGGATTTACATTATTTATGTAGTTTTGTGAAAGATTTGGGATGAAAGTAATGCTAATATTTTTGGGAGAGATACAGGTTTTTGAAGGATATCAATTGACTTTGttatctttattaatttatttttggtaAAGATATTTTGGCTATGAAAAGTTACCGTTGAAACTTGGGAACATCGTTTCTATATTCTTTGATTGGTCTCTTTTgtatcataataataataaacgtGTCTTTTTGGCaatgtaaaacaaaaaaaaaaaaaaaaaaaaaaaattaaaattatcatGCACACCGTTCAACAATTGTTTTAAGTGCCACGAGCGATGACACTttagatcaaatcatttgaacCCTAACACTTCATTTTGTATTTCTTGCACTCTCTTTTGATTCAGTGGAGGTCTAGATCCTAGAGGTTTGCTCGGAAAGGAGTAATGTATAAGCAAATACAAACTTTTCCATCATGAATTTAACGGAAAAAACCTTCAAAGgctgtttaaaaaaaaagaaaaaaaaatcaaacttcaaGGATTAATATGACAATTTTCAAAGTTTAGAgtataattaaaagaaatctGATTTTGATAATTTCTGCTTAAATTTTATGGAAGTTTGAATATgcaaatatgattttataattaattagtaattCTTAGCGATTGGCAGGAAAAAAAGCCTTCCCTTTGCATTGAAAGATGTGAATAAAGCATGTTTGGAAGGAATTATTACTAAATATAGAATTGTCGACCATGATATAATTTGAGAAATTACTAATGGAAATTGAaagttgagaatttttttttattacatatatatagtACAATAATTGTGGGATGGTTCGATCTCAAGAGAAGTAGTGCATGTCATTTACCATTAAATTaagttcaattttagtttagaaaaaatatttttttaaaaaaaatttaaataagtacATACCAAATGCCTTTTTAAAGTATTATAATGAAACTATTTCTTTGTTATAATAacgtaaataattttcttttaaaaagtataagtatttttagttcaacaatatgTGATGATTGTGAATTGATTTATGTTGATAATATACAAGTTGTACTCATATGACCTaaatagatattttatttttgtgtggGAAAAATATGATTTGGGAATTTGATAACAAGTCATTACCAAAGGCAATGACTTAATATACATTTTAATTGTGGAAATCTAAAAGAGAGATTATTACACATGATAACTCTTTATTATCTTAAAGtctttaattgattaattaatcataattaataattatacttTGTCACtcaaataacataaaatttatcatttttaaaattagaagttCAATTTTTCACCATAgtgtacaaaaataataattatactttAATTACAATTATTTGAAGATGCTCTGGAaagataatattttaattgtggGTAACTTATAAATGATTTTGTCACGACAACTTACATTGAATCGTT encodes:
- the LOC120082953 gene encoding uncharacterized protein LOC120082953, coding for MVEEEWKSLFPIGTVFKSPLLLSGSSSSVKNSIGPLVFNPVPTSLTRLFSTPSLLPSLSPPSILNLRRFLLTSSPVVPSTSSSVASLFGEQQSCGDAASTLRHNRLQFLPCPNSSSVVVFFPTGPNSDHVGFLVVSGNASGLDVQSDYDNDVFSVETELNYQIFGIAVNPALGLGFDGDSSVGIGFLLAYTMYSVEWFVVENHAIDSSHRPRVSLVNMGSKVFKTCSVVHACWNPHLFEESVVLLEDGSLFLFDMEPLLKAKNFNANANLKGIRLKVSWDGLDCSKKVKWLSCEFSWHPRILIVARSDAIFLVDLREDECSISCLLKIETFSSYSLAEKGQFLAFSKAGSDGFYFCIASSHLLLLCDIRKPMSPVLQWTHSLDDPSYVNVFSLSELRSSPGNSMYKLASESGYCIVLGSFWSCEFNIFCYGPSPPALDQSVSSRSSKYFQSLYAWERPSNFILSGRECPCSSCLLRQESLKDAIPEWVEWQQKKEIVLGFSILDNNLSLPFTGQNEYGSFTLIRLMSSGVLEAQTYQASWNSLKQIDEVHKKSLSLDDYLLYGQLVDDKYRFSRRYTYFNFDYLMGYLNDNLDKVLDSFMRKYSKDSLCERSLTLEVHEVLCEKLKACGFDRLRSTPALAVVFNDITLPSSIQEIAFKKLWASLPMELLHFAFSSYSEFLENKNAVSLEFLSVPSLNQLPPFMLRDSSSRSNKWSHKVRRTENIVGPVLPLPILLILHEFRNGCSKLEEEEAGKFSLEAEFREQYDEIRSAAGEMAASPFDPKVDDGPAVSLADDQEYVSAESQKPKNFVSYHPFAFNSHTLDNTQGNSTNHADVFDSLIFKLKGGKDASSEKSENNASGELYNDLCPVELEFNAPLVNFGPKELKAYGLLKRQLLKWEDGFDAYKEFRSKI